The following are encoded in a window of Roseimaritima ulvae genomic DNA:
- a CDS encoding coiled-coil domain-containing protein, with protein sequence MRPAAAAAVAETTSAEPVVASDSAAEDVATERGAVELDQQLATISELLRRSVSDETRLEAREQQLREREAELQRRSDDLEHRRREHARRVRQHRQLANVQQSLAEQADGFTDLLAVLADNVARQSESMHEHDREAIEDLQALAAEVELKQQTIDCLKTDLDAEQQRNRELQAELDQHLCERLFDTPSLQSQDETLEQELDEARARLAELEQQNQELATKLAAHSVRGEIATSTGAVTESMSWEERKKLILQRLENEDQSLAHGDFGDADAVRDELQSLRAMVQTTDKEIARRDSEIAELRQLLEQQSNTVGDVAIGAAAIAGLLDQDDLVREEREKLQQIQTEWQDKLRQAEIEVSLERARLARERQEIEKRNVELKDRMLERPGGAAREEELDANGKPARKWLAKLGLDK encoded by the coding sequence ATGCGGCCAGCGGCGGCAGCGGCGGTGGCGGAAACGACATCCGCAGAGCCGGTTGTCGCGAGTGACAGTGCGGCGGAGGATGTGGCTACCGAGCGCGGGGCCGTTGAGCTAGATCAGCAGTTGGCCACGATCTCCGAATTGCTGCGGCGCAGCGTCTCCGACGAGACACGTTTGGAGGCTCGCGAGCAACAGTTGCGTGAACGCGAAGCCGAGCTGCAACGCCGCAGCGATGATTTGGAACACCGGCGTCGTGAACACGCGCGTCGAGTCCGGCAGCATCGGCAATTGGCCAACGTGCAGCAGTCCCTCGCCGAGCAAGCCGATGGGTTTACCGATCTGCTGGCCGTCCTCGCCGATAACGTTGCCCGCCAAAGCGAATCGATGCACGAGCACGACCGCGAGGCGATCGAAGACCTGCAGGCGCTGGCCGCCGAAGTGGAGCTTAAACAGCAAACCATTGACTGCCTCAAAACGGATTTAGATGCTGAGCAACAACGTAACCGCGAGCTGCAGGCGGAACTGGATCAACACCTTTGCGAACGTCTGTTTGACACCCCTTCCCTGCAGTCGCAGGACGAAACTCTGGAGCAAGAACTGGACGAGGCGAGAGCACGTCTTGCGGAGCTGGAACAACAAAACCAGGAATTGGCCACCAAGTTGGCCGCTCACAGCGTCCGCGGAGAAATCGCCACCAGCACCGGCGCGGTCACCGAATCGATGAGCTGGGAGGAACGCAAGAAGTTAATCCTGCAACGTTTGGAAAACGAAGACCAATCGCTGGCTCACGGCGATTTCGGCGACGCCGACGCGGTCCGCGACGAATTGCAATCGCTCCGTGCGATGGTACAGACCACCGACAAGGAAATCGCCCGCCGCGACAGTGAAATCGCCGAATTACGTCAGTTGCTCGAACAGCAGTCCAATACCGTTGGGGATGTGGCCATCGGGGCAGCGGCGATCGCCGGCTTGCTGGATCAAGACGACTTGGTCCGCGAGGAACGCGAAAAACTGCAGCAGATTCAAACCGAATGGCAGGACAAATTGCGACAGGCTGAAATCGAAGTCTCGTTGGAACGCGCCCGCTTGGCTCGTGAACGTCAAGAAATCGAAAAACGCAACGTGGAATTGAAAGACCGCATGCTGGAGCGACCCGGCGGTGCCGCTCGCGAAGAGGAACTGGACGCCAACGGCAAGCCGGCACGCAAGTGGTTGGCCAAGCTGGGGCTGGACAAGTAA